In Setaria viridis chromosome 5, Setaria_viridis_v4.0, whole genome shotgun sequence, the genomic stretch GGAGCACTGAACAGAAATTACTCTGGTGGCTGATTGTCCATCAGGAGGAATGAAACATGAGAACCAAATGCAGGCTATAAAGGGTCTGATTTAACCAGTTCCCTCCTCATAGGTTTGCAAAAGGGTACAAAGAGAATGCTTGTAAGAATGTAAGGAAATGCATCATGATGCACTGGATCGCGGAAGCCTTTAGCTTATGGTGATGCCTTCCCGTGAACAATCCAGTTCGGCTTTCGCGGAGTCAGTTAGATCCCACTCGATTTACACGTGGCTTCACCGGAGTCTTAGAAGGGCTCACCCTGCACATCCCATGATGCAATCAGCGTTAGCAAATCTAGATATTCGGTTTGTTTCAGTCTAGATGCATAAATGAACAGAAATGGAAGGAGGATCATGCCTGACAGGTAGAGTTCCCAAAATCATCCCACTGCAATTCAGAGCCAAGATGGCACCCTCAGCCTGTGATTCACATAGTTCAATACTTACAATCAAAACCTCCATCTGAAACTGGTACTCAATATGAAAGGAAGAAATATAACACATGACTGTACGAGGAAGAAATATAACATATGACTGTATGAGCGCAATCATGCTGCAGATCAATATATGAGTGATGAAAAAGCAAGAAGCATTGAAGGAAACTCAGTCTAACTTCTTACTGTCGCTACCCAGTGGAGTGAATGTATCACAAGAATCTTTCATGCATGTGCTATTAACAGATTACCAAACATGCAGAAGTTGGATAGTATCAAACAGCTCCTGCACAATATGCAGCATGCTGATTTAGCATAACTGCTGGCGTAGCAAGAGCTTACTAGTCACATTGGCACAGTATTATTACATTACAAATGTTTTAAGGAGATGCAAAATAGACAATCTAAACTAGTTTTTTTGTGCAGGAGGACTTAGCCAGCAAACATTAAATATATCGTTTTCTATAAACTATAAAATAGGACTTAACCAGCAAAAGCAAAGTATATAATAGAAACATTTTGTACTTACATGGACAAACTCAACAAAAGCAATCCTTGTAGAATGTACATTATCCCCTAGAAGTCTCAACCGAGAGACCTGCAAAGGAAACTATATTTAGCAGGTAAAGCATATAACAACATATCGAGCACATTTTATTCTTTAGTAGTATGTTTGATGATGGATTTGAAAAACTGGAGAGTCCAATGCTGACCTCACCGCAAAGTCCTTCAAAGAAATTCTTTACATCTAATTGAGTAACCTACATGACAAAGAGGCAAATGGTGTCACCAAACATATAATTTGATAGTATAAGCTTCAGAAACTTGCACTTTTAGATCCAGGACCCCAAAATATGAAAAGTAtcaatgaaaaagaaaataagtgaAAGACAATAAACTTTATGGAGTAGAAAGGAGATGAGTACCATCTTATCTATGTTTGTACAATAGACGGTTCGCATAACCATTTCCTTCTCATCTTCCGTCTATAGGACAAGCCAAAACAAACACCAGTATAAGCAAATTGTGGAATAGTATTGGAGTAATACTTAATGGTATCAGGGCATGAAACAAGTGCAAAACTGCTCACCCTGGGAAGAAACTTTGGATTAACAGGTAAGATAGCTGTCTTTGAAGGCAAGACTCTAACAGGGTAGAAACCAAAAACTGTGCCTCCAAGGTTAAGTGCAGTTCTTGCGCCCTCTACAGAGTAAAGACAATAGAACTCAAAATTCACAAAAGAAGAGTGattacagaaaaaaaaatgtataagtAGTAGGTCAGTATATAATACCCTCATCAGAGAACTCAATAAATGCAAACCTAAGAACAGAGTGAGGATCACCACAAATTCGGCAATCAACAACCTAAGAAAGAGAAAGTGAGTTAGCTATCATATCTGGAAATCTGCAGCTGATAAACTTTCAGTTGCAAATTTGTTCCAccagtttttttagaaaaaggggTAATCTTTAATAACAAAAAAGATACATTTAGAAGAGAAAAAACACACAGCAGCGAAATTTCGCATTTGCAGTACACAAAGTACCAGTATAAATCAACCATTTCAGATGAAATAACTTACTTGCCCGCAGGTTGCAAAGATATCAGCAAGTCTCTCCTCTGTCACCTAACAGATGGTCAACATCATTAGATCTTACAACAACCCGAGAATATATAATATATAGCAATGCGTGCTAAGGCAACCATCAACTACTCACGGTATGGTCAAGTTCAGAGACATAAACAGTTCGCCTAATGCTGTCCTCTCTGTCTGCACGCCTCGCCCTATCAATtgccctcctccttccttgGTTGATGTATCCATTCCCCCTCTGaagatgagaaaaaaaaatacactcgttACATTATACTTCTCAATGGGATCATCACATCCAGTATAAGTTCTTGCAGACAGCTGATCATCTAGCAAATCCTATGaactaaaaataataataaacaaAGAAGCAATCTTGGGGAATTATCACATAATTGAAAACTACACAAGATGTTGATCAAATCCTTGAAAAGAAGTTTAGTCCCGAATCATTTTGTCTAAAAGTCAGTATGGATACTTATAAAGTTAAGATTTCCTAAATTATTGCATTCATAAATGTAGTACTGAAAACAGATGAATGGACTACCCCCCAACAATTAGTATGGAGAAATATCGTGGTGCTATAGTTTAGAATATCTTTGTTCCTTCAAAATGCCTCACCAACCTACTATAGCTAATATGACTGCAGACAGCGTTTGTAGGATAAAAATTCTGCTAAAGCATGCATCTgctaaaaatattaaaaaaaaagtgatttCCACTAAAAGAAGAATCAGTGAGATTTGAAACCACctcaaaatcaaatcaaatgACTCAACAACCAGATTGAAAACATCCAATCAATCGCACAAATAACAAGATCAGCTTAGAAGAACAGAATTGCACGACAGTGCATCATCAGTGGCGCTTATGGAGTGCCATCACGTGACGATCAAACCTTTACATCGAGAGAAAGAGGATAAACCTTTCACCAAAGAAAGCCAACTACCGCACTACGGAACCACCAACCGATAACGCAATCCAACACGACCGATAAGAAAGAAAACTCCAAACGTTACCAAACAACTGATGAGAAAAGCGATCAAATCCTACACACAAACGCAACCACGGCGCCGATCCAAGCCTCCCAACCTCTGATGAAGAATGAAGAACAAAAGGGGTGTTGCGGAATTATTACCTTGCGCTGCTGGTTCCCGATGTAAAACGAAGCGTCGGTGGCGGAGTCCTTGGTGCCCCCATTCCCGGCTCCGATCGAGTGGTAGTCGAACACCGGCGCGTCCGCCgacagcgccttcttgggcggcgaccccgccgctgccgaggAGGGGacgaactccttggcggccggGTTGAGCTTGGAGAGCAGGTCCACCAGCTTCTGCACGCCCGCCTGGTACTCCAcctccttggccgccgccgccgccgccgcggaagccgatccctccgccaccgccgccatcctaGGAGACGAGGCGGATCGAGCCCGACGCGCGCGGCCGCCTGCCGATCTTGGTCAAACCTTGGCCGGATTGGTATGGAAAAAAAGAACTCGTAGGAAGGGACCAAGAATCTACAGGCGCAAGGCCATTCAGCGGCTCTGCACACAGGAGCTGAGGATGGTGAGGGGGCTAGCCGCTAGCGTGGTGCGGTGTGCGCTCGCCGGGTGGGTTTTACTGGTGCTCCGTTTCACAAGGTTTTGGCCATTTTCCGGGGTGGGAAACTGGGAAATTAGGCGAGGAGtggggggagaggaggaagcgAAACGGAAacaggggaagggaagggagacTGGGAGAgcggtgagggagggaggggaccGCGTGGGCGTGGTCTATGCGCCGGGTGGCGTGAAGCACGTGCGTGGCAGCACGGGCAGTGACCATATACGAGTCGAGATCATGACTGGACGGTTAGTGTGGTTGATCAGGTGGCTTAGATTGCAAATTGCAGTAATCGTGTCTGCCTTTTGTGTTATCACTTGTAACAACGAGAAGATTGTAAAAATCACGTCTTTGGATATCCGCTCGGAGCTCAAGCACTTAAAAATTAGATCGGAcggtttttcattaagaaggaaaaaaatagacGCCCAAATTTGAGCTAGAGAGGAATTGAACCTGGATGGTGAGGGTACACCACCACACATCCGACCCTAACCAGTTGAGCTAGACTAAAATTATAATTCAAAAAGGGATTTTTATGATACTAGCTCATCAAAGCATTTTGCAATGATGCATGAAAAATTAGATGCATGTCATCAGCATAGGCAACCATGAACGGGATAAGCAAAAGAAGAATAACAATTAGACATGTACAAGAAAAAATGAATGCCCATATCGGCCTAAACTGATTGTCTGAAGTTTACGCATGAACAACCATATAGTTGTTGTTTTTTGTGTGTGCGCGATCGTATTGGCTATCATCCAAAAGATACCAAGAAGATTTAACTATAGAATGAAAAAGGTGCCAACCTTTAGGCTTAAAATAAGCTCAATTCTGCTCCATAAAGTTTGAAGaccaaaaataaagaaatttgaaCCAGTCATGGTGGATTGAGTCACGGCGCTCATGGTCCTCTTCAATTGAATCATCGTCCCTATAATGCTAAGGAGGAATCACATTCAGAAATCCACCGACATAAGGTGTAACAGACTACAAGCATGCATCACCTATGATGGCATATTTTAAAATGAAGCGGTCTTGGCGGATgcagttttgtttttttagaataagAAGCATGTTTAGTTTAAAATTGGGGGTAGATTGCCTAGTTAATAAGGAACTGTAGCCTTTTAGAAGCACTTTCATTTAGGTCCCTTAAGCATTCACCAACTACCCTAGTCGAAAAATATCTCCATTTCCAACCCAAAACGATAATGTTCTTTTGTGACCATAACTCTCTCCTTTTAATAAGAATAGTGTTAagattcgcaaaaaaaaaagaatagtgtTAAAAGCA encodes the following:
- the LOC117857162 gene encoding polyadenylate-binding protein-interacting protein 9 isoform X1, yielding MAAVAEGSASAAAAAAAKEVEYQAGVQKLVDLLSKLNPAAKEFVPSSAAAGSPPKKALSADAPVFDYHSIGAGNGGTKDSATDASFYIGNQQRKRGNGYINQGRRRAIDRARRADREDSIRRTVYVSELDHTVTEERLADIFATCGQVVDCRICGDPHSVLRFAFIEFSDEEGARTALNLGGTVFGFYPVRVLPSKTAILPVNPKFLPRTEDEKEMVMRTVYCTNIDKMVTQLDVKNFFEGLCGEFPLQVSRLRLLGDNVHSTRIAFVEFVHAEGAILALNCSGMILGTLPVRVSPSKTPVKPRVNRVGSN
- the LOC117857162 gene encoding polyadenylate-binding protein-interacting protein 9 isoform X2, with amino-acid sequence MAAVAEGSASAAAAAAAKEVEYQAGVQKLVDLLSKLNPAAKEFVPSSAAAGSPPKKALSADAPVFDYHSIGAGNGGTKDSATDASFYIGNQQRKRGNGYINQGRRRAIDRARRADREDSIRRTVYVSELDHTVTEERLADIFATCGQVVDCRICGDPHSVLRFAFIEFSDEEGARTALNLGGTVFGFYPVRVLPSKTAILPVNPKFLPRTEDEKEMVMRTVYCTNIDKMVTQLDVKNFFEGLCGEVSRLRLLGDNVHSTRIAFVEFVHAEGAILALNCSGMILGTLPVRVSPSKTPVKPRVNRVGSN